The segment GCTATCTCCGAACCGACGTAGTCTATCGCATCTCCTGTACCGCTGGTGCCGTAATAGTACCGCGTGCTGTACGAGGCAGTCGCCTGCATAGCGACGAGTCCGACGTTCGACCCGAGAACCGCTACGAGCAGAATCGACGTTACTATCGCTCGCTTCGTAGTCGAATCGTGCTGGTTTAGTAGTACCGTCGACGCACCCCAAACGATTGCGATAGGGACTAAGAGACCGCTGTAGATGAGCAATCGTCGTCCGGGAGCGGACCAAGCACCGGCAATAGGGTCAGCGAGAGCGAAAATTACACCGGCGACGACGAGGCTGCCACCAGCAACTTGAGCGCTCCATCGTTTCGTCGGTCGTATCTTTACTCGCCCCATTCCGACTCCGGCGGCGATCGTCAGTAGTGGCATTACGCGACCCATGTATTTGGTGAAGTCGTAAGTGGACCCTTTCAGAAGAACTCCATACTCGACAATAGTCAACAGCGAAAAGAGAACAAACGGAAGGAGAACAGCTTGCTCGGTCTGTAGTACTTGAGTGAAGTGAGTATTTCGTACTCCTCGTAGGTCTTCGAGTCGTGGGAAGATAACGACGAGACACAGCAAGAGGAGAAACGGAGAAATCCATAGTATCTCGTAGTAGATGATGTTTAGAATCTTCAACGGGAGTGCGTGAAGTTCTGGATACGTAACCCGAGAGACAAATTGCGCATCGGTGACGAAGGGTGTGAGAAAACGTGTTCCAGTGAATAGAGAGAGGCCGCCCCACGTGATGACGAACGCAACGAAGCCGCCTACCACCGAGAAAGCAAAGCGTGTCATCTCCGACCATCGACGCGTGATTCCAAAGTAACAACAGAACGTCAATAGGAGTGGCGGTAGCGGACCAAACTTATTCCAAGAAAGTACGTAGACGAACGACGCTGTAATTGCGTACTTGACGATCGGAGTCGTCTCGTCCAGTTCGTAAGCGTACAGGAACCAGAAAAAGAACGCCGAAAGGAGGAAAGTAAAGACGTTTTCCATGTCGATAAGGACGCCAGTCTGGACGGCGAGAGGCGAGAGAATATAGAGAAGAGAACTGAGAGCGGGAGCAACGGATTTTGGGAACGTCTCGGCTATCTCTACGAGATTTTCCCGGACAATTAATTTAGTAGAAAAATATACCGGAAATATTGTTCCGAGGGTAAACAGGAATGTACTCGCCCTCGTAATCACTGGCTCTGTCGACCCAATTGCAGCGCTCACGGCGTAAACAAAAAAAGTGTATAGTGGCGGATGTATTCCCCTCGGGTATCCATTCGTATCGAGGTATCGAACGTTGACGAAAAACCAACCCTCGTCTTCTATAAGCGGGTCCGAAAGTTCGGGGAAAGCTAAAACAGTTGAGAGGAAGACGAGTGGAATCAGAACGGCGATGTCAGCTTTCTCTAACAATCCATTGCGCACGGTAAGAGGTTCAGACGTAGTTTACATGAGCGCTTCGATTTTCCGTAATTCGGGTGAATCAGTCAACTACTGTCAGACTTAATTAAATAATTTTCGTTCTAGTTCACAGATACCTCCGAATCCGGAGTAGGCTCCACGGTCGTCGATTCGAATTTCGGGACGGTATCCGCAGCGACGTGTCTGGACCTCAGCGATAGCCCAAGTCCCTGAGTCGTTCTTCGACACCCTCCGTCACGTTGTCAGAATGAACTTTGGAAGTATACCGGTCGTCACTAACGAACTGTTGGTTGCCGTTGAGTTGTGAGAGAAGTTCCCGATTCATTTGTTCTGGAACGGGAGTTCCGGCGAGCGACAACACGACTGCCGCGATAGACGTACAATCTGCAGTGAATTGTGTCGTCTTGACAGCATCTCCGGCGATGACAGCAATACCTTCCGGAGTATGGTCTGCAAAGCGATCCCGTGGCGTATGGAACCACGACTCGTCGAAGTCACCGTAGCACATGTACTGCCAATCGGCGGGTTCGACGAGAAGATCAGGTGCCGCCTCGGCGTTGCTTCCCGAGTATATCTCTCGGCCCCGATGGACCGCTGTGACTATCTCCTCGCCGGTCTCGGGATGGCAGAGTTCCTCTAGTCGGTCGGCGATTTCGGTCAGCGTTGCGTCGCGCTCGTCGGGTGTCACCATGCCATCGGGGTAGCGGTCGGTCGAATTGAGGTATATCTTGCCCATCGAATCGTACGCGAACGCGGTCGTGTTCTGCCAATCGATGGTCTCTTTCAGTTTCTGTCTTCCTTCACCGGCGGCGTCACGCACATCGTCCAACAGCGAATCGGGGGCGAGACGTTTCACTCGCTCTTTCGCCGAGTGCGGGAGTGCCGCACCGGCTCGCCAACAGGCTTCGAGGACGATGTCTGCGACCGTCTCGAATGCGGTTTCGTTCACCTGCTTGCGTTCGAGGTATCCGAGGTTCTCAAGTAGTTCGTTCAAGTGGATTTCGCCGGTTATCTCTCCGGCACCGTGGTCCGAGAGCAGGACGACGTTCCGGTCGTTACCGACCGAGTCGAGGAGTTTCCCGAGCACACCGTCGAAGTGTTCGTAAGACTTCTTTACCGCGTTCTCGCCGTCTATTTCGGTGTTCCAGAGGTAGTGCTGAATCCAATCGATGCCCATGAAGACGGACCAGAGCAAATCCGGTTCGTAGCGTTCCAGAAAGTCTATTGTTGCCTGACACTGAGCGTCAGTTATCCGGCGGACTTCCTCGTAGTACTTCTTTCGGTCGTCCGCGGGTTTTCGGTCCGGTTTCACTTTGAAATCGCTGTCTCGCAGTCGCTCCTGTACGTCCGAGGGATAGGCACGGACACCGTCGTCGGTACCCGGAAAACCCGACACGAAGAAGCCGTCTACTTTCGGCGGGGGCGATACGATAGGATAGTTCATTATTCCGACAGAACCGTCGTGTGCGTCGATGACGTCCCAGACTGCCGGTCGAGAGACGGACCCGTATTCGACGGGTGAAACCTCGTACGTGTCCGGGTTCTGTTCACGGAACCCATAGATACCGTGTTCGCCAGG is part of the Halorussus salinus genome and harbors:
- a CDS encoding alkaline phosphatase family protein, producing the protein MTKTLVIGLDAATWDILDPLLEDGRLPNFERLLDRGARGTLISTMPPMTPLAWTSIATGVSPGEHGIYGFREQNPDTYEVSPVEYGSVSRPAVWDVIDAHDGSVGIMNYPIVSPPPKVDGFFVSGFPGTDDGVRAYPSDVQERLRDSDFKVKPDRKPADDRKKYYEEVRRITDAQCQATIDFLERYEPDLLWSVFMGIDWIQHYLWNTEIDGENAVKKSYEHFDGVLGKLLDSVGNDRNVVLLSDHGAGEITGEIHLNELLENLGYLERKQVNETAFETVADIVLEACWRAGAALPHSAKERVKRLAPDSLLDDVRDAAGEGRQKLKETIDWQNTTAFAYDSMGKIYLNSTDRYPDGMVTPDERDATLTEIADRLEELCHPETGEEIVTAVHRGREIYSGSNAEAAPDLLVEPADWQYMCYGDFDESWFHTPRDRFADHTPEGIAVIAGDAVKTTQFTADCTSIAAVVLSLAGTPVPEQMNRELLSQLNGNQQFVSDDRYTSKVHSDNVTEGVEERLRDLGYR